In a single window of the Raphanus sativus cultivar WK10039 chromosome 9, ASM80110v3, whole genome shotgun sequence genome:
- the LOC108832609 gene encoding serine/threonine-protein kinase BLUS1-like isoform X1, with product MVSRLRQVIQAFLSRRRRKKMASGGGGGGSSKEKKGFSVNPKDYKLMEEVGHGASAVVHLSIYLPTKEVIAIKCLDLDRCNSNLDDIRREAQTMSLIEHPNVIKSYCSFAVDHKLWVVMPFMAQGSCFHLMKAAYPDGFEEPAICSILKETLKALDYLHRHGHIHRDVKSGNILLDDTGEIKLGDFGVSACLFENGDRQRSRNTFVGTPCWMAPEIMQPGSGYDSKADIWSFGITALELAHGHAPFSKYPPMKVLLMTIQNAPPSLDYDRDKKFSKSFRDMVALCLVKDQTKRPTAEKLLKHSFFKNAKSPEICVKKLFADLPPLWTRVKDLQDKDADLAMKGLDQEAISQSEYQRGVSTWNFNIEDLKEQAASLNDDDILVEDREEDDFYGEQLHNKASNRALASPEDMNGKEKVSDTFSLTASPVEPATPSPKHGVPQAKAKTHESGGPQKGHVYARRAQSSRVEPSFMGALSLPKHASANSFSAPSKSPGGFRDSLADKSKANVVQTKGRFSVTSEYLDLARARPLRKSTSVSILESKMPIKELSSRPASPSPPSSPPFFMPQLQNLVLQTSKQQELIINLLKNLQATEAADGSQNGKLPLLPGGSDINGTLVEPISSERERLLLNTIAELQSRMKEVTEELEEEKSKHAQSCSSN from the exons ATGGTGTCCCGGCTTCGTCAAGTTATACA GGCTTTTCTCAGTCGTAGACGGCGTAAGAAAATGGCgagcggtggtggtggtggtggtagtaGCAAGGAGAAGAAaggtttctctgtaaaccctaaagATTACAAGCTTATGGAAGAAGTTGGACATGGTGCTAGTGCTGTCGTCCATCTTTCTATTTATCTCCCAACCAAAGAAGTCATCGCTATCAAGTGTTTGGATCTCGATCGCTGCAACAGCAATCTG gatgATATAAGGAGGGAGGCTCAGACGATGAGTTTGATAGAACATCCCAATGTGATAAAGTCGTATTGTTCGTTTGCGGTTGATCATAAGCTCTGGGTCGTCATGCCTTTCATGGCTCAGGGTTCGTGCTTTCACCTTATGAAGGCAGCATATCCTGATGGGTTCGAAGAGCCTGCTATATGTTCTATTCTGAAAGAAACGCTTAAAGCTCTTGATTATCTTCATAGACACGGCCATATCCACCGAGATGTTAAG TCTGGGAACATACTTCTTGATGATACTGGAGAGATTAAGCTAGGTGATTTTGGTGTCTCTGCGTGCTTGTTCGAAAACGGCGATAGACAACGTTCGAGAAACACATTTGTTGGTACTCCATGCTG GATGGCACCAGAAATCATGCAGCCAGGAAGTGGATACGACTCCAA GGCTGATATATGGTCTTTTGGAATAACTGCGCTGGAGTTAGCTCATGGTCATGCCCCTTTCTCTAAATATCCACCCATGAAG GTACTCTTAATGACCATTCAAAATGCGCCTCCTAGCCTTGATTATGACCGTGATAAGAAGTTTTCAAAG TCCTTTAGAGACATGGTAGCATTATGTCTGGTTAAAGATCAAACAAAAAGGCCAACCGCTGAAAAGTTGTTAAAACACTCCTTTTTCAAGAATGCAAAGTCTCCAGAGATTTGTGTGAAAAAATTATTTGCTGATTTGCCACCTCTCTGGACACGTGTTAAAGATCTtcag GATAAGGATGCTGATCTTGCTATGAAAGGACTTGACCAGGAAGCTATATCACAG AGTGAATACCAAAGAGGTGTAAGTACTTGGAACTTCAATATTGAAGATTTGAAAGAACAAGCAGCTTCG CTAAATGATGATGACATCTTAGTAGAGGATAGGGAAGAAGATGATTTTTATGGCGAACAGTTGCATAATAAGGCCAGTAACAGAGCACTTGCGTCACCGGAAGATATGAACGGAAAGGAAAAAGTATCAGATACTTTCAGTTTAACTGCTTCTCCTGTTGAACCAGCAACACCAAGTCCAAAGCACGGTGTTCCACAGGCCAAGGCTAAGACTCATGAGAGTGGAGGACCACAGAAAGGCCATGTTTATGCAAG GCGGGCACAATCTTCCCGTGTAGAGCCTAGCTTTATGGGTGCATTGAGTCTTCCAAAGCATGCTTCAGCAAACAGTTTTTCAGCTCCTAGCAAATCTCCTGGAG GATTCCGTGATTCTCTGGCTGACAAGTCCAAGGCTAATGTGGTTCAAACCAAAGGAAGATTCTCGGTAACATCAGAGTACTTAGATCTTGCAAGG GCACGCCCTTTGAGAAAATCTACCAGTGTTAGTATACTCGAATCTAAAATG CCCATCAAGGAGTTAAGTAGTCGTCCTGCGTCTCCTTCCCCTCCTTCGTCTCCTCCGTTCTTCATGCCTCAACTTCAAAATCTGGTCCTTCAAACTTCAAAACAACAg GAACTTATTATTAATCTACTGAAAAATTTACAAGCTACTGAAGCAGCAGATG GCTCTCAAAATGGAAAGTTGCCACTTTTGCCTGGAGGATCTGACATCAATGGAACT CTTGTTGAACCAATATCTTCAGAGAGAGAAAGGTTACTGCTTAACACGATCGCTGAGCTTCAGTCTAG gATGAAAGAGGTGACTGAAGAACTGGAGGAAGAAAAGTCAAAACACGCACAA AGCTGCAGCAGCAATTGA
- the LOC108832609 gene encoding serine/threonine-protein kinase BLUS1-like isoform X2, producing MASGGGGGGSSKEKKGFSVNPKDYKLMEEVGHGASAVVHLSIYLPTKEVIAIKCLDLDRCNSNLDDIRREAQTMSLIEHPNVIKSYCSFAVDHKLWVVMPFMAQGSCFHLMKAAYPDGFEEPAICSILKETLKALDYLHRHGHIHRDVKSGNILLDDTGEIKLGDFGVSACLFENGDRQRSRNTFVGTPCWMAPEIMQPGSGYDSKADIWSFGITALELAHGHAPFSKYPPMKVLLMTIQNAPPSLDYDRDKKFSKSFRDMVALCLVKDQTKRPTAEKLLKHSFFKNAKSPEICVKKLFADLPPLWTRVKDLQDKDADLAMKGLDQEAISQSEYQRGVSTWNFNIEDLKEQAASLNDDDILVEDREEDDFYGEQLHNKASNRALASPEDMNGKEKVSDTFSLTASPVEPATPSPKHGVPQAKAKTHESGGPQKGHVYARRAQSSRVEPSFMGALSLPKHASANSFSAPSKSPGGFRDSLADKSKANVVQTKGRFSVTSEYLDLARARPLRKSTSVSILESKMPIKELSSRPASPSPPSSPPFFMPQLQNLVLQTSKQQELIINLLKNLQATEAADGSQNGKLPLLPGGSDINGTLVEPISSERERLLLNTIAELQSRMKEVTEELEEEKSKHAQLQQQLKTLLSYAEAFAEE from the exons ATGGCgagcggtggtggtggtggtggtagtaGCAAGGAGAAGAAaggtttctctgtaaaccctaaagATTACAAGCTTATGGAAGAAGTTGGACATGGTGCTAGTGCTGTCGTCCATCTTTCTATTTATCTCCCAACCAAAGAAGTCATCGCTATCAAGTGTTTGGATCTCGATCGCTGCAACAGCAATCTG gatgATATAAGGAGGGAGGCTCAGACGATGAGTTTGATAGAACATCCCAATGTGATAAAGTCGTATTGTTCGTTTGCGGTTGATCATAAGCTCTGGGTCGTCATGCCTTTCATGGCTCAGGGTTCGTGCTTTCACCTTATGAAGGCAGCATATCCTGATGGGTTCGAAGAGCCTGCTATATGTTCTATTCTGAAAGAAACGCTTAAAGCTCTTGATTATCTTCATAGACACGGCCATATCCACCGAGATGTTAAG TCTGGGAACATACTTCTTGATGATACTGGAGAGATTAAGCTAGGTGATTTTGGTGTCTCTGCGTGCTTGTTCGAAAACGGCGATAGACAACGTTCGAGAAACACATTTGTTGGTACTCCATGCTG GATGGCACCAGAAATCATGCAGCCAGGAAGTGGATACGACTCCAA GGCTGATATATGGTCTTTTGGAATAACTGCGCTGGAGTTAGCTCATGGTCATGCCCCTTTCTCTAAATATCCACCCATGAAG GTACTCTTAATGACCATTCAAAATGCGCCTCCTAGCCTTGATTATGACCGTGATAAGAAGTTTTCAAAG TCCTTTAGAGACATGGTAGCATTATGTCTGGTTAAAGATCAAACAAAAAGGCCAACCGCTGAAAAGTTGTTAAAACACTCCTTTTTCAAGAATGCAAAGTCTCCAGAGATTTGTGTGAAAAAATTATTTGCTGATTTGCCACCTCTCTGGACACGTGTTAAAGATCTtcag GATAAGGATGCTGATCTTGCTATGAAAGGACTTGACCAGGAAGCTATATCACAG AGTGAATACCAAAGAGGTGTAAGTACTTGGAACTTCAATATTGAAGATTTGAAAGAACAAGCAGCTTCG CTAAATGATGATGACATCTTAGTAGAGGATAGGGAAGAAGATGATTTTTATGGCGAACAGTTGCATAATAAGGCCAGTAACAGAGCACTTGCGTCACCGGAAGATATGAACGGAAAGGAAAAAGTATCAGATACTTTCAGTTTAACTGCTTCTCCTGTTGAACCAGCAACACCAAGTCCAAAGCACGGTGTTCCACAGGCCAAGGCTAAGACTCATGAGAGTGGAGGACCACAGAAAGGCCATGTTTATGCAAG GCGGGCACAATCTTCCCGTGTAGAGCCTAGCTTTATGGGTGCATTGAGTCTTCCAAAGCATGCTTCAGCAAACAGTTTTTCAGCTCCTAGCAAATCTCCTGGAG GATTCCGTGATTCTCTGGCTGACAAGTCCAAGGCTAATGTGGTTCAAACCAAAGGAAGATTCTCGGTAACATCAGAGTACTTAGATCTTGCAAGG GCACGCCCTTTGAGAAAATCTACCAGTGTTAGTATACTCGAATCTAAAATG CCCATCAAGGAGTTAAGTAGTCGTCCTGCGTCTCCTTCCCCTCCTTCGTCTCCTCCGTTCTTCATGCCTCAACTTCAAAATCTGGTCCTTCAAACTTCAAAACAACAg GAACTTATTATTAATCTACTGAAAAATTTACAAGCTACTGAAGCAGCAGATG GCTCTCAAAATGGAAAGTTGCCACTTTTGCCTGGAGGATCTGACATCAATGGAACT CTTGTTGAACCAATATCTTCAGAGAGAGAAAGGTTACTGCTTAACACGATCGCTGAGCTTCAGTCTAG gATGAAAGAGGTGACTGAAGAACTGGAGGAAGAAAAGTCAAAACACGCACAA CTGCAGCAGCAATTGAAAACACTACTGAGCTACGCAGAAGCTTTTGCAGAAGAGTAA
- the LOC108823506 gene encoding uncharacterized protein LOC108823506 translates to MATASIFSTVNTDVTHLFNSSSPIIGKPSPSNSTSVRSTVSFSRKTLTPIRFSSTPADHSPAAAIISPTAEGIATLSKTSLKSRLQGGETLYGMFLLSFSPTLAEIAAHSGYDYVVVDMEHGHGGIPEALDCIRALNAAGVAAVLRLPENCPVWAKKALDLGPQGIMFPMIESRKDATKAVSYCRFPPEGIRGSAHTVVRASNYGIDEGYLGNYADELLIMCQVESAEGVKKADEIAAVDGVDCVQMGPLDLSASMGYLWDPGHKKVREMMRRAEKAVLTSDPAKGGAYLSGFAMPHDGPAAIRERGYNMVAGAVDIGLFRNAAVEDVRRFKMGLVNESDGEDSLENGKDVDDEKYWSE, encoded by the coding sequence ATGGCCACCGCTTCAATCTTCTCCACAGTCAACACAGATGTGACACATCTCTTTAACTCCTCTTCCCCGATCATCGGGAAGCCATCTCCTTCAAATTCCACCTCCGTCAGATCCACGGTTTCATTCTCCAGGAAAACCCTAACTCCAATCCGATTCTCTTCAACTCCCGCCGACCACTCCCCCGCCGCCGCCATCATTTCTCCCACCGCGGAAGGAATCGCCACCCTATCCAAGACCTCATTGAAATCCCGCCTCCAAGGAGGAGAAACTCTCTACGGCATGTTCTTGCTCTCCTTTTCGCCCACTCTAGCCGAGATCGCTGCTCACTCCGGCTACGATTACGTCGTCGTTGACATGGAACACGGTCACGGCGGCATACCGGAAGCTCTAGACTGCATCCGAGCACTTAACGCCGCCGGTGTCGCCGCCGTTCTTCGCTTACCGGAGAACTGTCCTGTATGGGCTAAAAAGGCCTTAGATCTAGGCCCACAGGGAATCATGTTTCCGATGATCGAATCTCGCAAGGACGCCACCAAAGCGGTGTCGTATTGCCGGTTCCCTCCTGAGGGGATCCGTGGTTCGGCGCACACGGTGGTGCGAGCGTCCAACTACGGAATCGACGAAGGGTATTTAGGTAATTACGCTGACGAGTTACTGATCATGTGCCAGGTGGAGTCCGCTGAAGGAGTGAAGAAAGCTGATGAAATCGCAGCCGTCGATGGTGTTGACTGCGTGCAAATGGGACCGTTGGATCTGAGCGCCAGCATGGGATACTTGTGGGACCCGGGGCATAAGAAAGTGAGGGAGATGATGAGGAGGGCGGAGAAGGCGGTGCTGACGTCAGATCCAGCGAAAGGCGGGGCCTATTTGTCAGGGTTCGCGATGCCACACGACGGACCCGCCGCGATCCGGGAACGTGGTTATAACATGGTGGCCGGAGCTGTCGATATTGGGCTGTTCAGAAACGCGGCTGTGGAAGACGTGAGGAGATTCAAGATGGGTTTGGTCAACGAATCGGACGGTGAGGATTCGTTGGAGAACGGGAAGGACGTTGACGATGAGAAGTACTGGAGCGAATAA